The following proteins are encoded in a genomic region of Roseinatronobacter sp. S2:
- a CDS encoding DNA-3-methyladenine glycosylase, which produces MVGRILTTPDCMAEGAAWLAGSEPRFAHALALTGTPPLRRRDDGFAQLLCAIVSQQVSTHAARAIWGRMEDAGLTTPAAVLAADDVTLRAPGLSGQKMRYARALAAAGIDFDALRTLPDAEVTRILVEVPGIGRWTAEIYAMFSLGRADVFAPADLALQESARRLFALPDRPRETALRAMADAWSPWRTVAAGLLWAYYRIETDREGII; this is translated from the coding sequence ATGGTCGGGCGTATTCTGACCACCCCCGATTGCATGGCCGAAGGCGCCGCATGGCTGGCGGGCAGTGAACCGCGCTTTGCCCATGCGCTGGCCCTGACCGGAACACCACCCCTGCGCAGGCGCGACGATGGCTTTGCGCAGTTGCTGTGCGCGATTGTCAGCCAGCAGGTCAGCACCCATGCCGCCCGCGCCATCTGGGGCCGCATGGAAGATGCGGGCCTGACCACCCCCGCCGCCGTTCTGGCCGCCGATGATGTGACACTGCGCGCGCCCGGCCTGTCGGGGCAAAAGATGCGCTATGCCCGCGCGCTGGCCGCCGCTGGCATTGATTTTGATGCACTGCGCACCCTGCCCGACGCCGAAGTGACGCGCATTTTGGTCGAGGTGCCGGGCATTGGCCGCTGGACCGCCGAGATATACGCCATGTTCAGCCTTGGGCGCGCCGATGTGTTTGCCCCCGCCGATCTGGCCTTGCAGGAATCCGCGCGCCGCCTGTTCGCTTTGCCCGACCGCCCGCGCGAGACCGCCCTGCGCGCCATGGCAGACGCATGGTCGCCATGGCGCACGGTTGCAGCGGGGCTTTTGTGGGCTTATTACCGCATCGAAACCGACAGAGAAGGCATCATATGA
- a CDS encoding 23S rRNA (adenine(2030)-N(6))-methyltransferase RlmJ: MLSYQHIYHAGNLADVQKHALLAWVLAYMTAKDKPLSYIETHAGRGLYALDAAEALKTGEAAAGIARMQTRFAPDHPYRVALNAIHARHGETAYPGSPLIAASLLRAQDSMTLAELHPREFDALRSNMARTGATLRHEDGLEMAMSVCPPTPRRGVLMIDPSYEVKDDYARLPKVLGDLRRKWNVGVLMLWYPVLHAGLHGPMLARIRQDQPDAEVFEIAFPPVRQGHRMVGSGLVVVNPPWGMVDEAQRVKALLARD, from the coding sequence ATGCTGTCTTATCAACATATCTACCACGCCGGAAATCTGGCTGATGTCCAGAAACACGCGCTTCTGGCGTGGGTGCTGGCCTATATGACGGCCAAGGACAAGCCGCTAAGCTATATCGAAACACATGCAGGGCGCGGGCTTTATGCCCTTGATGCTGCTGAGGCGCTTAAAACCGGCGAAGCTGCCGCTGGGATTGCGCGCATGCAGACGCGGTTTGCGCCTGACCACCCTTACCGTGTTGCGCTGAACGCCATTCATGCGCGCCATGGTGAAACGGCCTATCCCGGATCACCGCTGATTGCGGCCAGTTTGTTGCGCGCGCAAGACAGTATGACACTGGCAGAATTGCACCCGCGTGAATTTGACGCCTTGCGCAGCAATATGGCACGAACAGGCGCGACCCTGCGCCACGAAGACGGGCTGGAGATGGCGATGTCTGTGTGCCCGCCGACACCGCGGCGCGGCGTGCTGATGATCGACCCGTCATATGAGGTGAAGGACGATTACGCACGCCTGCCCAAAGTGCTGGGCGATCTGCGGCGCAAGTGGAATGTGGGTGTCCTGATGCTGTGGTATCCGGTTTTGCATGCGGGGCTGCACGGGCCGATGCTGGCGCGCATCCGGCAAGACCAGCCCGATGCAGAGGTGTTTGAAATCGCATTTCCGCCGGTGCGGCAGGGTCACCGGATGGTGGGTTCCGGGCTGGTGGTGGTTAATCCGCCTTGGGGTATGGTTGACGAAGCGCAGCGTGTGAAAGCGCTGCTTGCGCGGGATTAG
- a CDS encoding lipoprotein-releasing ABC transporter permease subunit, whose translation MTGHTAPFAPFEWMIAWRYLRARRAEGGVSAMTVISFLGIMLAVFALIATLSVRSGFRAEFVDTILGANAHVTVYSSVHVDDSGRTSRVIDDYQDMAERIAAVRGVTRVAPLIKGQVMVSAHGRNTGAEVFGISHDDLRTIPRVADPEQALGDIERFEDGVAIGSGIARELNVALGDTVRVISPDGVRTAFGTSPRTSAYEVVYIFTAGRYDIDRTRLYMPFDEAQIYFNRDGVADELEVMVANPDQIDGMRLDLLRAGGERAMLWTWRDSAGSFLRALDVEDNVMFVILSILVLIAAMNIISGLIMLVKNKGRDIGILRTMGLSEGSVLRVFFICGASVGVLGTVAGVVLGCLFAIYIDTIFSLVNYMSGGGVWDPSIRGIYALPAQLRLEDVLKAVGLSLSLSFIVTIFPARRAARMNPVEALRYE comes from the coding sequence ATGACCGGACATACCGCCCCCTTCGCCCCGTTTGAATGGATGATCGCATGGCGCTACCTGCGCGCGCGCCGCGCCGAAGGGGGCGTCAGCGCGATGACGGTCATTTCATTTCTGGGCATCATGCTGGCCGTGTTTGCGCTGATTGCCACGCTGTCGGTACGGTCGGGCTTTCGGGCGGAATTTGTCGACACCATTCTGGGGGCCAATGCGCATGTGACGGTCTATTCGTCGGTGCATGTGGACGATTCCGGCCGCACCAGCCGTGTGATTGACGATTATCAGGACATGGCCGAACGCATTGCTGCCGTGCGCGGTGTCACCCGCGTGGCCCCCCTGATCAAAGGGCAGGTCATGGTGTCCGCGCATGGGCGCAATACCGGCGCCGAGGTGTTTGGCATTTCGCACGATGATCTGCGCACCATCCCGCGCGTGGCCGACCCCGAACAGGCGCTCGGCGACATTGAGCGTTTTGAAGACGGCGTGGCCATCGGGTCGGGCATCGCGCGGGAACTGAATGTGGCGCTTGGCGATACGGTGCGCGTCATATCACCCGACGGGGTGCGCACGGCCTTTGGCACCAGTCCGCGCACTTCGGCCTATGAGGTGGTCTATATCTTCACCGCCGGTCGCTATGACATTGACCGGACACGATTATACATGCCCTTTGACGAGGCGCAGATCTATTTCAACCGCGACGGTGTGGCGGATGAGCTGGAAGTGATGGTCGCCAATCCCGACCAGATTGACGGCATGCGTCTGGACCTGCTGCGCGCGGGGGGCGAGCGTGCAATGCTATGGACATGGCGCGATTCAGCGGGGTCGTTTCTGCGCGCGCTGGATGTCGAAGATAACGTGATGTTCGTGATCCTGTCCATTCTGGTGCTGATTGCGGCGATGAACATCATTTCGGGGCTGATCATGCTGGTCAAGAACAAGGGCCGCGACATTGGCATTCTGCGCACCATGGGCCTGTCGGAAGGGTCGGTGCTGCGGGTGTTCTTTATCTGCGGGGCGTCTGTCGGTGTGCTGGGAACGGTTGCGGGGGTTGTGCTGGGCTGTCTGTTTGCCATCTATATCGACACCATCTTCAGCCTGGTGAATTACATGTCCGGCGGTGGTGTGTGGGACCCGTCCATTCGCGGCATCTATGCGTTGCCCGCGCAGTTGCGGCTGGAAGATGTGCTGAAGGCGGTGGGCCTGTCGCTGTCGCTGTCGTTTATTGTGACCATTTTTCCCGCGCGCCGCGCCGCACGCATGAACCCGGTAGAGGCATTGCGCTATGAATGA
- a CDS encoding hemerythrin domain-containing protein yields the protein MTQTDLTRRDGLPDALRILLEKYPRDIWQSHRNFDGLTRFWLERHMMFRQALGQWQTDTRAFLDKGRDARAHGQQTARLGGFLINELHGHHQIEDTHYFPALSAAEPRLAKGFELLDADHHALDSELAALTDAANTHLRALGDRNADTSANAARMLAQLDGFERFLNRHLLDEEELVVPVILHHAPRL from the coding sequence ATGACCCAAACTGACCTGACCCGGCGTGACGGTTTGCCCGATGCCCTGCGGATATTGCTTGAGAAATACCCGCGCGACATCTGGCAAAGCCACCGCAATTTTGACGGCCTGACGCGCTTCTGGCTGGAACGTCACATGATGTTCCGGCAGGCCCTGGGGCAGTGGCAGACGGACACGCGCGCCTTTCTTGACAAGGGGCGCGATGCGCGCGCGCATGGCCAGCAAACCGCGCGTCTGGGCGGGTTTTTGATCAATGAGTTGCACGGCCACCACCAGATCGAGGATACGCATTATTTCCCCGCCTTGTCTGCGGCGGAACCGCGCCTTGCCAAAGGGTTCGAGTTGCTGGATGCCGATCATCACGCGCTGGACAGCGAACTGGCCGCGCTGACCGATGCGGCCAATACGCATTTGCGCGCCCTTGGTGACAGGAACGCCGACACAAGTGCCAATGCCGCGCGGATGCTGGCGCAACTGGACGGGTTTGAACGCTTCCTGAACCGCCATCTGCTGGATGAGGAAGAACTGGTCGTCCCCGTCATCCTGCACCACGCCCCAAGGCTCTAG
- a CDS encoding transferrin-binding protein-like solute binding protein produces MSKSFFGTALIGSVFFLSACSGGSSGGGSSSGSKSPSATRSFTSVLSQISGAPEEESRVLATMRESGEVQFQFEGGVLNDMVVICDDYSGASCRVVGGPDGTTESARLEGRMAGEYAYAGSLRLDHAKDGQIEHSYHRLYQSAPDRAATRLVMPQGVQDYQGHFMAGAIVDGQGGIAEGGIRMTVNFDTALLSGSMNGTLRDTDTAVRAGFNNVTIDGKSGQFASTDTSTFSFNGGAAGGSVQGGFYGPQANEIAGTFDIGVNETNGMSGIFLGCRGLEATCVSHGD; encoded by the coding sequence ATGAGCAAAAGTTTTTTCGGCACGGCCCTTATTGGGTCGGTTTTCTTTCTATCAGCATGTAGCGGCGGCAGCAGCGGTGGTGGCAGCAGCAGCGGCAGCAAGTCACCCAGCGCCACACGCAGCTTTACCAGTGTGCTAAGCCAGATTTCCGGCGCACCCGAAGAAGAGTCGCGCGTTCTTGCCACGATGCGAGAGTCCGGTGAGGTCCAGTTCCAGTTCGAAGGCGGTGTGCTGAACGACATGGTCGTGATTTGCGACGACTATTCCGGCGCAAGCTGTCGTGTTGTCGGCGGGCCGGATGGCACAACCGAAAGCGCCCGACTGGAAGGGCGCATGGCGGGCGAATACGCCTATGCGGGCAGCTTGCGACTGGATCACGCAAAGGACGGCCAGATTGAGCATTCTTATCACCGGCTGTATCAATCCGCGCCGGACCGTGCAGCCACACGTCTTGTGATGCCCCAGGGGGTTCAGGATTATCAGGGCCATTTCATGGCGGGCGCGATTGTCGACGGGCAGGGCGGAATTGCCGAAGGCGGCATTCGTATGACGGTGAATTTTGATACCGCGTTGCTGTCGGGGTCCATGAACGGGACACTGCGCGACACGGACACTGCGGTCAGGGCCGGGTTTAACAATGTGACCATCGATGGCAAATCCGGCCAGTTCGCATCGACGGATACCAGCACATTCAGCTTCAACGGTGGTGCCGCCGGGGGCAGCGTGCAGGGCGGCTTTTACGGCCCGCAAGCCAATGAAATTGCAGGCACATTCGATATTGGCGTGAATGAAACAAATGGCATGAGCGGGATTTTCCTTGGCTGTCGCGGGCTGGAAGCCACATGCGTTTCGCATGGTGACTGA
- a CDS encoding pentapeptide repeat-containing protein, whose amino-acid sequence MTSDYISVTLPLTQQGLNVIVVAVFIAIVTGVIWLALSVSDNERPDPARRALEAFGWVYAPIWFFLFGGVIISIWWVFNGIPSPFSLAQGDGGAGLLGLGTLIAALLGAPFVLWGTVLKHQTVMFQKEGHMTDRINKAVEQLGAEKTVKKIVDGETQETSEPNIEVRIGAILSLERIAQDSTRHDNGRDHVRVMEILCAYIRENSGIDTACHKNPRKKLIKRLNDELKKDRFLKAINAALSDPELSAHELDIEVHSWLGSLKRKVRIDIQTAINVIGRRSESQLLIERNDCTLGTKNLRNRVDTIKEKIVSTGACGETLKAMLQQQNFKSTDGYRLDLSSVNFQGYDFRNLDFSLSKMHGCAFQGAVLDNCSFIGAELSQSLFSDTSFNKSDFSFCDVAYCNFLSCYGHSALFLANNFQGCVFIGGNMHNSEFNGVSLFGVSFAFINLSGVTFNVVYSGNVSFVQCRLSRTELKGLNFDQFSDFFNKDGGALENTMFKNTVFAEGVTFGADIYGAFGDGSVELPKRISRPIHWPDWKLPSDGSEYDFVKQYHKWRADPATYKPPEKPQP is encoded by the coding sequence ATGACCAGTGACTATATCAGCGTGACATTGCCCCTGACTCAACAGGGGCTGAATGTGATTGTGGTGGCGGTGTTCATCGCTATCGTCACAGGGGTGATCTGGCTGGCATTGTCAGTCAGCGACAACGAGCGTCCCGACCCCGCCCGCCGCGCGTTGGAGGCATTCGGCTGGGTCTATGCGCCGATATGGTTTTTCCTGTTTGGGGGCGTGATCATATCAATCTGGTGGGTGTTCAATGGGATACCATCTCCGTTTTCGCTCGCGCAAGGGGATGGCGGTGCCGGTCTATTGGGGCTTGGAACCCTTATCGCGGCATTGCTGGGCGCGCCCTTTGTGTTGTGGGGGACGGTGCTGAAACACCAGACAGTGATGTTCCAGAAAGAAGGCCACATGACCGACCGCATCAACAAAGCGGTCGAGCAGTTGGGGGCGGAGAAGACAGTCAAGAAGATCGTGGACGGTGAAACGCAGGAAACATCAGAACCGAATATCGAAGTCCGTATCGGCGCGATCCTTTCGCTGGAACGTATTGCGCAGGATTCAACCCGCCATGACAACGGCCGCGATCATGTGCGGGTGATGGAAATTTTGTGTGCGTATATTCGTGAAAATAGCGGCATCGATACCGCATGCCATAAAAATCCACGCAAAAAGCTGATAAAACGGCTCAACGATGAGCTAAAAAAAGATCGTTTTCTGAAAGCGATTAACGCAGCACTTTCTGATCCGGAGCTTAGCGCACATGAACTGGACATCGAGGTACATTCCTGGTTGGGGAGTTTAAAAAGAAAAGTAAGAATAGACATTCAAACTGCGATTAATGTGATTGGACGGCGATCCGAATCGCAACTTTTGATTGAGCGAAACGATTGCACTTTAGGAACAAAGAATTTAAGAAATAGAGTTGATACAATTAAAGAAAAAATAGTTTCTACCGGCGCATGTGGAGAAACTTTAAAGGCGATGCTGCAGCAACAAAATTTTAAGAGTACCGATGGATATCGACTTGACCTTAGTAGCGTGAATTTTCAAGGTTATGATTTTCGGAATCTTGATTTCAGCCTGTCGAAAATGCATGGATGTGCGTTTCAAGGGGCGGTTTTAGACAACTGCAGCTTCATCGGCGCTGAATTGAGCCAATCTCTCTTTAGCGATACATCGTTCAACAAAAGTGACTTTTCATTTTGTGATGTTGCGTATTGCAATTTTCTATCGTGCTATGGGCACTCTGCATTATTTCTTGCAAACAACTTTCAGGGGTGTGTTTTCATTGGTGGAAATATGCACAATAGCGAATTTAATGGTGTTTCACTTTTTGGTGTAAGTTTCGCGTTCATTAACCTGTCTGGTGTCACATTCAATGTCGTATATAGCGGAAACGTATCTTTTGTACAATGCAGGCTTTCAAGAACTGAATTGAAAGGATTGAATTTTGATCAATTTTCTGATTTTTTCAATAAGGACGGTGGAGCGTTAGAAAATACCATGTTTAAGAACACAGTGTTTGCAGAAGGTGTGACCTTCGGTGCTGATATCTACGGAGCTTTCGGAGATGGCTCCGTTGAGCTTCCTAAGAGAATATCTCGTCCTATCCATTGGCCGGATTGGAAATTGCCTTCCGATGGCAGCGAATATGACTTCGTCAAGCAGTATCACAAATGGCGCGCTGACCCCGCCACCTATAAGCCCCCTGAGAAGCCTCAACCCTAG
- a CDS encoding MFS transporter: MTDMIATHDDARAKRNVIVLVAAQAVVGAQLPVIFIIGGLAGQMLAPNPCWATLPISLIVLGSMLTATPLSGFMQAYGRRAGFWVACGAGAVGAAIGAYALMLDSFPLFLLGSLLTGVYMSANGFYRFAATDTASPEFRPKAISYVMAGGLLSAVFGPQLVSFTAEAMPVPFLATYLGVILLNLAGMALLSMLDIPTPAKPDLSLPQGRSRRDMLKTPVIAVAIICGTVSYALMNLVMTSTPLAVVGCGFDTSDAANIVSAHVLAMYAPSFFTGHLIARFGARNIVGLGLVILAGAGAVAMSGVELEQFYIALILLGVGWNFGFIGATSMLTASYSVEERGRVQGLNDMIVFGGVFLASLSSGTLMNCSGGTTETGWQLVNMAMLPFLVLAGGALIWLALRPREV; this comes from the coding sequence ATGACAGACATGATTGCAACCCATGATGATGCCCGCGCCAAGCGCAATGTAATCGTGCTCGTGGCCGCGCAGGCGGTTGTGGGCGCGCAGCTTCCGGTGATTTTTATCATTGGCGGGCTGGCGGGGCAAATGCTGGCCCCCAACCCGTGCTGGGCCACATTGCCGATTTCGCTGATCGTGCTGGGATCGATGCTGACGGCCACGCCATTGTCGGGGTTCATGCAGGCATACGGGCGGCGCGCGGGGTTCTGGGTTGCGTGCGGCGCAGGGGCTGTGGGCGCGGCCATCGGGGCCTATGCGCTGATGCTGGACAGTTTTCCGCTGTTTCTGCTGGGGTCATTGCTGACGGGCGTTTATATGTCGGCCAACGGGTTCTACCGCTTTGCGGCCACTGACACGGCCAGCCCCGAATTCCGCCCCAAGGCCATTTCCTATGTCATGGCGGGGGGGCTGTTGTCGGCGGTGTTTGGCCCGCAACTGGTATCCTTCACCGCCGAGGCGATGCCGGTGCCGTTTCTGGCGACATATCTGGGCGTTATCTTGCTGAACCTTGCGGGTATGGCGCTGCTGAGCATGCTGGACATACCCACCCCCGCCAAGCCGGATCTGAGCCTGCCGCAAGGGCGGTCACGGCGCGACATGCTGAAAACGCCGGTAATTGCTGTGGCCATCATTTGCGGCACCGTGTCCTATGCGCTGATGAACCTTGTCATGACATCGACGCCGCTGGCGGTGGTGGGTTGCGGGTTTGACACATCGGATGCGGCCAATATCGTGTCGGCGCATGTGCTGGCCATGTATGCGCCGTCCTTCTTTACCGGCCATCTGATTGCACGGTTCGGGGCGCGCAATATCGTGGGGCTTGGGCTGGTGATCCTTGCGGGTGCGGGCGCGGTCGCCATGTCAGGGGTGGAGTTGGAGCAGTTCTATATCGCGCTGATCTTGCTGGGTGTGGGGTGGAATTTCGGCTTTATCGGCGCGACATCCATGCTGACCGCATCTTATTCGGTCGAAGAGCGCGGTCGCGTTCAGGGCCTGAATGATATGATCGTTTTTGGCGGCGTGTTTCTGGCGTCGCTGAGTTCGGGGACATTGATGAACTGTTCGGGCGGCACAACGGAAACCGGCTGGCAACTGGTCAACATGGCGATGTTGCCCTTCCTTGTGCTGGCCGGTGGCGCCCTGATCTGGCTGGCGCTGCGCCCGCGCGAGGTCTGA
- a CDS encoding alpha/beta hydrolase, producing MTRILTSARKGAPKGQAKSAVIFVHGYGADGADLLGLADPLGPHMPDTAFYAPNAPEHCTGNPMGFQWFPIPWLDGSTEEAALTGLQAAAHDLDAFIDQVLADEGLAPGALALVGFSQGTMISLHVAPRRKDALAGIVGFSGRLMQPEHLADDALSHPPVLLVHGDQDEVVPPQSLSEAADALTAAGFETYAHVSKGTGHGIAHDGLSLALSFLRDKLPG from the coding sequence ATGACCCGCATTCTGACATCTGCGCGCAAGGGCGCACCCAAGGGGCAGGCGAAATCCGCCGTGATTTTCGTGCATGGCTACGGCGCGGATGGCGCGGACCTGCTGGGGCTGGCCGACCCGCTGGGTCCGCATATGCCGGACACGGCTTTTTATGCGCCCAACGCGCCCGAACACTGCACCGGCAACCCGATGGGGTTTCAGTGGTTCCCCATCCCATGGCTGGACGGATCGACCGAGGAAGCAGCGCTGACAGGGCTGCAAGCCGCAGCACACGATCTGGATGCGTTCATCGATCAGGTGCTGGCGGATGAAGGGTTAGCGCCGGGCGCGCTGGCGCTGGTGGGGTTTTCGCAGGGCACGATGATCAGCCTGCATGTGGCCCCGCGCCGCAAGGACGCGCTGGCCGGGATCGTGGGGTTTTCGGGGCGGCTGATGCAGCCCGAACATCTGGCCGATGACGCGCTGTCGCACCCGCCCGTCCTGCTGGTGCATGGCGATCAGGATGAAGTGGTCCCCCCGCAATCGCTGTCAGAGGCCGCAGACGCGCTGACGGCGGCAGGGTTTGAAACCTATGCGCATGTGTCCAAAGGCACCGGCCACGGCATCGCTCATGACGGGCTGTCCCTCGCGCTGTCGTTTCTGCGCGACAAACTGCCGGGGTAA
- a CDS encoding tetratricopeptide repeat protein produces the protein MLISAIAALLAIVGAVFVGARWLKHRIKPAAPQVTPVQVMPNDGETKLTIIDFIRIRRELRAEIMAELDRTDASERAQLQARIDELTAQINNPEGAFETERKRLADLEARLVREGNELGAERLQSAIDALRMGNTDQAKDIFIEIAAREELAVKRAARAEFGLGEIAEGQKDWTIAANHYTRAAELDSLYSYSSEEKSHLWMLEDSQSDISKNKIRVTLSVEENGLHDPQTATSINNYALSLVDEGRYGQAEPLFREALEIRRKTLGNRHPAVGQNLNNLAGLLRATGRFVEAEPMYREALAIGRETLGDRHPDVATWLNNLAGLLHVTDRANQATPLYLEALSIHRTSLGDDHPATQTTAQNTLIHLRQYAPDHPDLAGLLAVFGDGG, from the coding sequence GTGCTTATCAGCGCAATCGCTGCATTGTTGGCAATCGTTGGCGCGGTGTTCGTGGGGGCAAGATGGCTGAAACACCGCATCAAACCTGCGGCACCACAGGTCACGCCGGTGCAGGTGATGCCGAATGACGGTGAAACCAAACTCACAATCATTGATTTCATCCGCATCCGCCGCGAATTGCGTGCGGAGATCATGGCGGAACTTGACCGCACAGATGCGTCCGAGCGCGCGCAGCTACAGGCCCGCATTGACGAATTGACCGCCCAGATCAACAACCCCGAAGGCGCATTTGAAACTGAACGCAAGCGCCTTGCCGATCTGGAAGCGCGCCTTGTGCGCGAAGGCAATGAACTGGGGGCCGAACGACTGCAATCAGCCATCGACGCCCTGCGTATGGGCAACACCGATCAGGCCAAGGACATCTTCATTGAAATCGCCGCGCGAGAGGAACTGGCCGTCAAACGCGCCGCCCGCGCAGAATTCGGCCTTGGTGAAATTGCAGAAGGTCAAAAAGATTGGACAATTGCTGCAAACCACTACACCCGCGCAGCCGAGTTGGACAGTCTATATAGCTATTCTAGCGAGGAAAAAAGTCACCTTTGGATGTTGGAAGATTCACAGAGCGATATTTCAAAAAATAAGATCCGAGTAACGCTTTCGGTCGAGGAAAACGGTCTTCACGATCCGCAAACTGCGACTTCAATTAACAATTACGCATTGTCTCTGGTCGACGAAGGTCGCTACGGCCAAGCCGAGCCGCTTTTCCGCGAAGCGTTGGAGATCAGGCGCAAAACACTGGGCAATCGCCATCCTGCCGTGGGCCAGAACCTTAACAACCTAGCGGGTTTGCTGCGCGCCACGGGGCGCTTTGTCGAGGCCGAGCCGATGTATCGCGAGGCGCTGGCGATTGGCCGCGAGACGCTTGGCGACCGCCACCCAGATGTGGCAACATGGCTCAACAACCTCGCAGGTTTGCTGCACGTCACCGACCGCGCCAATCAGGCGACCCCGCTTTACCTCGAAGCACTTAGCATTCACCGCACTAGTCTTGGCGATGACCACCCCGCGACACAAACCACCGCACAAAACACCCTGATCCACCTGCGCCAGTATGCCCCCGACCACCCTGATCTGGCGGGTCTGCTGGCGGTCTTCGGTGATGGCGGCTAG
- a CDS encoding ABC transporter ATP-binding protein produces MNDQALSLRDITKTYNAGRPNEVAVLRGASLSLDRGEVVALVAPSGAGKSTLLHIAGLLDTPDTGAVVINGADMTRLGDHARTAARRGQVGFIYQFHHLLPEFSALENIILPQLANGVAKAQAEARARDLLDRVGVGPRAAHRPAALSGGEQQRVAFCRALANEPSLLLADEPTGNLDPETSDQVFGALMALVRDTGLSALIATHNMDLAARMDRVVRLDTGEVVIP; encoded by the coding sequence ATGAATGATCAGGCCCTGTCGCTGCGCGATATCACCAAGACCTATAACGCGGGCCGCCCCAATGAAGTGGCGGTGCTGCGCGGGGCGTCGCTGTCGCTGGACCGGGGCGAGGTGGTGGCGCTGGTCGCGCCATCGGGGGCGGGGAAATCCACGCTGCTGCATATCGCGGGCCTGCTGGACACGCCCGACACCGGCGCGGTCGTGATCAACGGGGCCGATATGACACGGCTGGGCGATCATGCGCGCACGGCGGCGCGGCGCGGGCAGGTGGGGTTCATCTATCAGTTTCATCATCTGCTGCCAGAGTTTTCCGCGCTGGAAAATATCATCCTGCCGCAACTGGCCAACGGCGTTGCGAAAGCGCAGGCCGAAGCCCGCGCGCGTGACCTGCTGGACCGTGTGGGCGTGGGGCCGCGCGCCGCGCATCGCCCCGCAGCCCTGTCGGGGGGCGAGCAGCAGCGGGTCGCTTTCTGCCGCGCGCTGGCCAATGAGCCAAGTCTGTTGCTGGCGGATGAGCCGACCGGCAATCTGGACCCCGAAACCTCCGATCAGGTGTTCGGCGCGTTGATGGCCCTTGTGCGCGACACAGGGCTGTCGGCGCTGATTGCGACCCATAACATGGACCTTGCCGCCCGCATGGACCGCGTGGTGCGGCTGGACACAGGCGAAGTCGTCATCCCCTGA